The sequence AATCATGCTGCTTATTGCACTTATTATGATTGGCGGAATTAAAAGAATTGGAAAAGTGACAGAAAAGCTTATTCCATTCATGGCCTTATTATATATAATTCTTGCAATTGGAGTTATAATAGTTAATATTACAAATGTCCCTTATGTATTTAAGTCAATATTCCAAGGTGCATTTTCTCCAGCATCAGTTACTGGTGGTGCTGTAGGCAGTTTCTTTATGAGTATGAAAAAAGGTGTATCAAGAGGTATATTTTCTAATGAAGCCGGTCTGGGTACAGGTTCTATTGCGCACGCATGTGCAGATACAAGAAAACCTGTAAAACAGGGATTCTTTGGTATCTTTGAAGTATTTGTTGATACAATTGTAATCTGTACACTTACTGCTCTTGTAATTTTATGCAGCGGAGTTCCTGTAACATATGGACATGCTGCTGGTGCAGAGCTTACAATATCAGGTTTTACAGCTACCTATGGCGGCTGGATATCAATATTTACAGCTATTGCAATGTGCTGCTTTGCATTTTCAACGGTCATTGGCTGGGGACTTTACGGCCAGAGGTGTATTGAATTTCTTTTTGGTCCTAAATCAGCAAAGCCATTTATGGTTATTTACTCACTTGTTGCAGTTGTGGGTGCTACTATGAATTTAGGCTTAATGTGGAGTATAGCAGAAACATTTAACGGTCTTATGGTAATTCCTAACCTTATAGCAGTATTCCTGCTGTCCGGTACGGTTGTACAACTTGTAAAAGATTACTTTAACACAGAAGGTAAGAAGGTAAAATAATATGAAACATATTTTACTGATAGCTACCGGTGGAACCATTGCTTCTAAAGACTGTGGCAATGGACTTACACCGTGTATTGATGTCAATGCTTTAATTGAATATATTCCATTAGTCAGACAAATGTGCCGGATTAACGGAATATCATTAATGAATATTGATAGCAGCAATATGAATACAAATCACATTGCTGCCATATCAGAATGTATTAAAAAACACTATAATGACTATGATGGTTTTGTCATAACACATGGAACTGATACATGTGCTTATACCGCGGCTGCATTGTCATATCAGCTTATTAATCTCTCTAAACCCGTTATTCTTACAGGTTCCCAATTACCAATAGATGCGGATGCAACAGATGCTGTTATTAATTTGCAAAATGCAATTATATATTCATGTGAAAATATATCTGGTGTATTTCTTGCATTTTGTAATAAACTGATAGCCGGAACATGTGCCAAAAAAATTAAGACTAAAAGTTTTGATGCATTTGAAAGTATCAACTATCCTGTGATTGCTCAGATTGTAGAAAACAGGGTTTTATATAATAATCACCCATTCAAAAATAACAAAAACAATTATTATGATTTCCGTATTGAAACCGACATGTGTACTGATATAGCTGTTATAAATATTTTCCCGGGAATGAATTACAAGCTGCTGGACTATATTAATTCATCTTGCAGAGGTGTTATAATTGAAAGCTTCGGAATAGGCGGCCTGCCAGACAACATTATTGATTATATTTACAAGCTTACAGCAAATGGAATATGTGTTGTTGTCACAACACAATGTCTTTATGAAGGCGTTAATCTTGGAATATATGAGGTTGGGCGCAATCTTGCCGAAGCAGATATTATCAACGGAAAAAATATGACAGTTGAAAACCTTACGATGAAACTTATGTGGTCTTTAGCACATTTTAATACTATAGGTGAGGTTAAAGATTTTATGGAAAAGGAGTTGATTTAATATGCTAACTGAACAAAGACATGAAATAATTCTTAATCTGTTATCTGAAAAAGGCAGTATTACTGTTACCGAACTTAAGGAGGTGCTTAACACCTCTGAATCTACTATAAGACGTGATCTTAATACTCTTGATGAACAGGGCAGACTCACAAAGGTATTTGGTGGGGCGGTTGAAAAAAATAATGGTATATCCACTACCGAATTATCAGTTTCACAGAAAGCTGTGTTTAATACTGAAGAAAAAAAGAAAATCGCAATGTATGCTGCAAGGC is a genomic window of [Eubacterium] eligens ATCC 27750 containing:
- a CDS encoding alanine/glycine:cation symporter family protein, translating into MLSTIESINSVINNFIWGLPAMICIIGVGMVLSVRTGFIQIRKFPYAMKITIGRMLKKRNASDGALTPFQAVCTALAATVGTGNIAGVAGAIAIGGPGAVFWMWISAILGMCTKFSEVVLAVHFRETNDKGELVGGPMYYIKNGLKKHWHWLAYLFSALGILTVFGTGNATQVNTITAAIDSALLNYNIISADSTHIVNLIIGIIIMLLIALIMIGGIKRIGKVTEKLIPFMALLYIILAIGVIIVNITNVPYVFKSIFQGAFSPASVTGGAVGSFFMSMKKGVSRGIFSNEAGLGTGSIAHACADTRKPVKQGFFGIFEVFVDTIVICTLTALVILCSGVPVTYGHAAGAELTISGFTATYGGWISIFTAIAMCCFAFSTVIGWGLYGQRCIEFLFGPKSAKPFMVIYSLVAVVGATMNLGLMWSIAETFNGLMVIPNLIAVFLLSGTVVQLVKDYFNTEGKKVK
- a CDS encoding asparaginase, whose amino-acid sequence is MKHILLIATGGTIASKDCGNGLTPCIDVNALIEYIPLVRQMCRINGISLMNIDSSNMNTNHIAAISECIKKHYNDYDGFVITHGTDTCAYTAAALSYQLINLSKPVILTGSQLPIDADATDAVINLQNAIIYSCENISGVFLAFCNKLIAGTCAKKIKTKSFDAFESINYPVIAQIVENRVLYNNHPFKNNKNNYYDFRIETDMCTDIAVINIFPGMNYKLLDYINSSCRGVIIESFGIGGLPDNIIDYIYKLTANGICVVVTTQCLYEGVNLGIYEVGRNLAEADIINGKNMTVENLTMKLMWSLAHFNTIGEVKDFMEKELI